TGCCGCCACTCGTGTCGAGGACGGCGTTATTTCGCCCGGAGGAGTGGGATTTGATATCAATTGCGGAGTACGAATGTTGGTTACTTCTCTGGAAGAGAAAGAAGTCAGACCAGTGCTTGATAGACTCCTGCGGGTTCTTTTTAGGAATATTCCCTCTGGTGTAGGTTCGGAAGGACGTATTTCTTTTTCGGTGAGTGAACTGAGGAAAGTTATGGAGCAAGGTGCGCAATACATTGTGAAAAGAGGATGGGGTCTTCCTGAGGATACGGAGTGTACTGAAGAGCAGGGTGCTATGCCCGGTGCCAATCCCGATAAAGTGAGTCAGAAAGCGATTGAACGAGGTAAAGACCAGCTGGGGTCTCTTGGTTCGGGGAATCACTTTTTAGAAATTGAGGTAGTGGAAACAGTTTTTAGACCTGATGTGGCCGAGATGTTTGGTCTTTTTAAGAGTCAGGTTGTGGTCATGATCCACACAGGATCCAGGGGGTTTGGGCATCAGATTTGCACTGATAGCCTGAACGTGATGCAGAGTGCTATGCGCAAGTATGGCATTTCTCTTCCTGACCGACAGTTGGCCTGTGCCCCTTTTAATAGTGAGGAAGGCAAGGCTTATTTTGAGAGCATGGTATGTGCTGCAAATTTCGCCTGGGCTAACCGCCAGCTTATTACCCACTGGGTTAGAGAGTCGTTTGAGGAAGTTTTTGGAAAATCTGCTCAAGAGCTGGGCATCAGAGTTCTTTATGATGTGGCACATAACATAGCAAAACTTGAAGAACACGAAGTTGAAGGAGAAAAGGCTAAAGTGGTGGTCCACCGCAAGGGAGCTACTCGTGCTTTTGGTCCAGAGCATCCGGTGTTGCCTCAACGCTACCGGAATATTGGCCAGCCGGTTTTGATACCTGGTGATATGGGGACAGGGTCTTTTGTGCTGGTCGGTACCGAAAGAGCAATGCAGGAAACCTTTGGTTCTACCTGTCATGGAGCGGGTAGGATGATGAGCCGTTCCGAAGCAGACCGCAGGTCACGAGGTAGAGACATAGCTCAGGAGATGGAGGCCAAAGGAGTACTGGTGCTTGCTGAAAGCAAGGCGACGCTTCGTGAGGAAATACCAGAAGCCTATAAGGATGTTTCGCAAGTTGTAGAGGTGGTTGACCGGGCGGGTCTTTCCAGGAAGGTGGTTTATGCTCGTCCTTTGGGCGTCATTAAGGGGTAGGAGGTGGTAGCGTGCTGGATTGGAAATGGGCCAGGGAACATCCTGAGGTGGTCGAAGAAAGTTTGCGTAAAAGGGGCATGGAGCCAGAACTTTTTAGAGAGCTTGTTGGTATTGACGAACGCCGAAGGAGCTTGCAACAAGAAGTGGACGCACTTCGAGCAGAGCGCAACCGCCTTTCGAAGCAGATTGGGCAGTACAAAAGGGAAGGGCACGACCCCTCCCAGCTTCTTGCTGAAGTCCAGGAAATTTCTGAAAAAGTAAAAGAGTTGGAGACCCTTTTAAAAGAAGTTGAGGAAGAATGGAAGGCGAAATTGCTTTTGCTCCCCAATCTCCCCCATGAGAGCGTTCCAGTTGGCAGGGATGAGGCAGATAATCAGGAAGTAAAACGGTGGGGCGAAATACCTGCTTTCACATTTCAACCCCGCCCTCACTGGGAAATTGGTGAAGGGTTAGGCATTATTGACTTTGAACGGGCTGCTAAAATTGCTTCCTCCCGTTTTGCTGTTTTGTGGAAGGCTGGTGCCATGCTGGAGCGAGCATTGATAAATTTTATGCTTGATGTTCATACTCAAAAACACGGTTACACAGAGGTTTTTCCGCCTTTTCTGGTCAATACCCAGGCTATGATTGGCACCGGGCAGTTGCCAAAATTTTACGAGGACCTGTATCACTGTCAGGACGACCTGCACCTTATACCTACAGCAGAGGTTCCGGTAACCAATCTTCATAGCAACGAAATTCTTAGAGAGGAAGATTTACCGCTCCGTTACGTAGCATACAGTGCCTGCTTTCGAAGAGAGGCTGGCTCCTACGGCAAGGATGTGAGAGGACTGATTCGGCAACACCAGTTCAACAAAGTGGAACTGGTTAAGTTTACTCGCCCTGAAGAATCGTATCAGGAATTGGAAACCTTGCTACAGGATGCAGAGGAAATTCTACGGCTTCTTGGATTGCCTTATCGAGTGGTGGTTTTATGTACTGGTGATTTGGGTTTTGCTGCTGCTAAAACATACGATATAGAAGTGTGGATTCCCTCTCAAAACAGGTATCGTGAAATTTCTTCCTGTAGCAATTTCGAAGATTTTCAGGCTCGACGTGCCAATATTCGTTACCGTTTGAAAAATGGAAGTTTGGGCTATGTGCATACTCTGAATGGTTCTGGTCTGGCAGTTGGCAGAACCCTGGTGGCCATCCTTGAGAATTATCAGCAAGAAGATGGTGCGGTAATCATTCCTGAAGCTTTGCGACCGTACATGCACGGTATGGAAGTGATTACTCCCCAGTTTGAGGTGAAGTGAATGGATAGAGTTGGTGTGGGTATCGTGGGTTTTGGCTTTATAGGTCGAATCCATGCGCTGGCTTTTTCGTCTTTGCCGTACTATTACCATGGTTTGCCTCTTTTACCCGAGATAAGGGGTATTTGTACTTTGCGTCCTGAAACTGCACGCAAAGCCCAGGAAGAAACAGGGGTTCCCTTTGTTACTTCGACCTTTGAAGAACTTGTTGAGCGTAAGGATATAGATATCGTCGTAGTTGCTGTGCCAAACGCCTTGCATCGCCGTGTAGTGGAGAGAGCCGCTTTGTGTGGTAAAGCAGTGTACTGCGATAAGCCACTGGCTGCCAACCTTGATGAGGCTTCTTCCATGTGGCAGGTGGTCAAGAATTCTGGCATCCCTTTTGGCATGGCTTTTCAAAATCGTTTTGCTCCTGCCATTTTGAAAGCTAAATCCCTTCTTGAAGAGGGTCGTCTGGGACGCATTTTCAGAATTAGAGCCCTGTATCTCCACTCCGGGTACATAAATCCGGAACGGCCGATAAGCTGGAGAATGCAAAAAGAGCTGGCTGGTGGAGGCGCACTCGCTGACCTGGGTTCACACCTTATTGACCTCATTCATTTTCTGGTGGGCGATTTTCAGCTTCTTTCAGCCTGGGGAGAAACTTTTATAAAAGAGCGACCCAGTCTGGATGATGCCTTAAAAAAGGAAAGGGTAACGGTTGATGACTGGGCGTTAATCGATTTTCGCCTGAGCGAAGGGGGATGGGGAAGTATCGAGTGTAGCCGTTTCGCAACTGGTTCCTGCGACGAACTACGCATAGAAATAGAAGGGAGCAAAGGAGCGCTACGCTATAACTCTATGCAACCCAACTTTCTCGAATTTTACGACACTCAAGACCCTGGAGGTGCTCTGGGAGGACAGAGAGGGTTTAAGGCTCTGGAAGTTGTGCAACAGTATCCTCCACCCAGTGCTCTGCCTGGCAAATTTGCAGTAGGGTGGGTTCGCTCCCATATTGCCTGTGTTCATGACTTCATACTGCGGTTAAGCGGCAGGGAGAGTTTTGGTGCAACCATTGATGATGGCCTACGGGTTCAGGAAGTACTGCATTCAGCTTACACTTTGATGGGGCTCTAGTTGCTCTGTGGCAAAGGAATAAGTTGAAAAAAGCGCGGGTAGTTACTATAATGAAATAAGCTTGGAGAGGTGTCCGAACTGGCAAGGAGCCGGTCTTGAAAACCGGTTAAGGCCGCAAGGCTGTGCGGGTTCGAGTCCCGCCCTCTCCGCCAGTTTTCAGAAGTCAGTCATCTTTGCTTGTCCTTTTATTTGTCTTATGGGGAAAACTATTGCTATCGCCAACCAAAAAGGTGGAGTGGGAAAGACTACAACTGCTATCAACTTGGGAGCTTGTCTTGCAGAGCTTGGCAAGAGAGTTTTGCTTGTGGATATAGACCCACAGGGGAATACCACCAGTGGGCTGGGTTTTAACCGGGCAGATATCGACCACTGTGTTTACGACCTTCTTTTGGGAAATGCCAGCCCTGGAGAGGTTTTAAAGAAAACATCTCTCCAGGGCTTTTTTTTAGTGCCTGCGACAATTCGGCTGGCTGGAGCCGAAGTGGAACTGGTCTCTATGGTGGGTCGTGAAAATCGGCTCAAGGAAGCTATGAAGACCCTGAACCAGGATTTTGATTTTGTCCTCATTGATTGTCCCCCTTCCTTGGGTCTTTTAACGCTCAATGCTCTTGCCTGGGCAACAGATGTGCTGGTTCCTATTCAGTGTGAATATTACGCTCTTGAAGGACTGGGCCAGCTAACTAATACTCTGAATATGGTGCGAAACTTTCTAAATCCTTCTCTAAAGTTGTTTGGAGTTTTGCTTACCATGTTTGATGTGCGGACTGCTCTCTCTCAGCAGGTGGGAGAGGAGGTAAGGAGGGTTTTCAAGGAAAAAGTGTTCAGAACCGTTATTCCAAGAAATGTGCGGCTGAGTGAAGCCCCCAGTCATGGTTTGCCCATTATCCTTTATGATAACAGCTCAAAAGGCGCCATGGCTTATCGAGAACTTGCCCGGGAGGTCTTAGAGAGGAATGAGTAGGAAGGCTTTGGGCAAGGGGCTTGGAGCATTAATACCTGGGGTTGGCACTCTTGGAGCACGCACCATTCAAGAGGTTGAAATAGAGCGTATTCGAGAGAATCCATTGCAACCCCGGAAAGAGTTTACGGAAGAGGGACTTGCCGAACTTACGCAGTCGATTTTGAGTTATGGCATTTTACAGCCACTTCTGGTCAGAAGATTGAACGAAGAGGAATTTGAGCTTATTGCGGGGGAAAGGCGTCTGAGGGCCGCCAAAAGGGCTGGTTTAAAGACGGTTCCAGTTATCGTTGAAGAAGCGGAAGAAAGCAAAAAGCTGGAGCTTGCTCTGGTTGAGAACCTTCAGAGAGAAGACTTAAATCCTATCGAGATGGCTGAAGGCTTGCAAAGATTGATCGATGATTTCGGCCTGACCCATGAAGAGGTAGCCCAGCGAGTTGGTAAAAATCGTTCCACCATTTCCAATTTGCTTCGTTTGCTTTCTCTTCCTGAGCCGGTTAAAGAGAAAGTGCGTCAGGGTAAGATTTCGGTTGGTCATGCCAAGGCTCTCCTGAGTCTTGAGGATGAAAAAGAGCAGGTAGAATTAGCCCAGAACATCGTTGAAAAATCTCTTTCGGTCAGGGAAGTTGAGAAAAAGGTTAAAGAACTGAGCAAGAGAAAAGCTGCTTCTGCTTTAAAGTTTAGAGGTGTGATTTCTTTTGTTGAGGAAGAGAAAAGTGTGGAAGAACTTTTAACCCGTTTCCTGGGAGCCCGGGTTCAGGTGGGAGGAGGAAAAATCGTCATTCATTATCACAGCGAAGAAGAATTGCGTCGCCTTTATTCTCTGATTACTGAAAGTTATATAAAGTGAGGGGATGGGGTTTTGCTTGGTAAAAAGAAGCATTTCACTGTTTTCTGGTATTCTCCTAAGGAGGGGTATTTTAAAAAAATTCATTTACGCTGGCAACTGGTTTTCTGGGCTTTGGTAGTATTTGTTGTGGGGGTCGGGGCTGGAGTAGGTGGGGTTTTGTGGTATCAGAGCAGGATGCGCAGGGAGCTTTGTTATGCTGTTGAGCGGGCAGAAAGTTTAAAGAAAGAGATAATACTTCTTGAGAACCAGAAAAGAGAGCAGGAAGAGCGGTTACAGGCCTTAAATCAGAAAGCACAGAATATTTTGCAAGAGCTTTCTGCGTTGCGTGAGCTGGACCAGAAAGTGCGCACTTTGCTTGAGAAAGACCTGCAGTCTCGTTTCAACAAAATAGGTATTAATCTTTCTCTTGCCGGAGCTTCTCCAGAGATTTACGTACCTCTTGACCGGTTTATGGAAATGGGATTTCCGCTTTTTGTGGTTGGTGCAGGTGGTCCACTTTTCATGGAGTTTCCTTCTGCGACTTTGCCGGTTTTACCGCGAGTGGTGGATCCCACTTTTGCTCAGCGTTCTCGGATGCTTGATGATACGTTGTCCTGGATGCAGGCAGAAATTTTGGCTCGTCAGCATTCTTTTGAGGAAATTTTACAAGTGATTCAGCGTAAAGAGGAACTGCTTAATCTGGTACCTATGCGCTGGCCAACCTGGGGTCGGATTTCTTCAAACTTTGGTTGGCGTAAAGACCCCTTCACCGGTCTGCGTGCTTGGCATACGGGTGTAGATATTGCAGCTCCTCTGGGAAGGAACGTGGTGAGCACTGCAGAAGGTAAGGTGGTTTTTGCGGGCTGGAACGGCAATTATGGAAAATGTGTAATTGTAAGGCATCAGTTTGGATATGAAACGGTTTATGGACATCTTTCCCAGATTCTGGTGAGGGTTGGAGATCAGGTTAAGAAGAACCAGATTATCGGTAAGGTTGGAAGTACAGGAAGAAGTACTGGTCCGCATCTTCATTATGAGGTGCGAAGATATGGAAAAGTCATTAATCCTTGGCCATATTTGCCTTGAGTTTGGGAACTAAAATCCAGGAGTAGATATATAAAATTCACTGATAATCTTCCGCTCAGTCCTGATGCTGGAAAGGAGGTAGCTCGATGAGCAGAAGAGTTTGGTTTGTAAGTGTGGGGATTCTGGTTTTGGTTTTTACACTGCTTTTTGTCTTGGGTTCTTCGGCTTTTTCTCTGGTTTCCAAAGTTACCATTGAAAGTGTGGATTTGCAGAGAGTTGCTGGCGAAGATTTTGTTACCATTTACTTTAAGGTGCTGAGTGAGGGGCAGGGTGAGAAAGTTTATCTTCAAGCATCCACTGATTACGAAAATGATGAATATTTTACTCCTCCTCTTGAATTTACCTGTACCCAAGGAGAGCAGGTTTTCACGGTCACTCTGCGTAAGAGTGACTTTGTGCTGATTGACAAAACTAAAAATATTGAAGAAGAGTTGCCCCAGTTTGTGCCTGAGAGAGAATTGGTGGTTTATGTGTATGAGAGAAAGCTCTCTGAAGAAGACGAAAGTTTAACCGAGGACGCTAAAAAGGAAATCAAAGAAAAAGGTTACGCTTTGCGAGGCATTCTTGCCAAGGCCACAGTAAGCATAAAGTTTGAAAGCGGGCAAAAAGAAGAGGCGGGGAGTTGACCCGCCTCTTCTTTATAGCTTGTCTATGTCGGGAACACTCCCATCTTTGAGGCGGTAAAGCATTTCTCCTGCTCGGTGTACAACCAGAATTCCTTCCTCTTCACGATTCTCATATTTTGAAATATCGATGCTTCTATAATCCAGATATCCCAGATTTATCTTTTCGCAAACTTCTCGGGGAATACCGGTAGCCAGTATGACCTCTATCCGGGGGTATTCTTTCCCATCGATATACTTTCCTATGCCCTTTACGTGTGTGGAGTGAGCCAGCACACTCCATGGATAATGGTAATATTTATCCCACTGTTTTACAAAGAAGTCTCTTACGTGATAACCAATTTCCTTTAGATATCTGCCGTGAGTTACCGAGATTTCTTTGATATGAGGAGCATAGATGATTAAGGTTCCTCCATCCGCAACCACCGGCTCCAGCTTGTACATGCATTTTCCACCTACCCACAGCTCATTGTACATGGGTGGAGCTATGGATAAGACAGTGTGGAAGGCTCTTTCTTTCCATACGATATTCACCTGCGAAGAAAGATCTGCAGCTTTGCTCCAGGCTTCCTGGGGATCTCCCAGGAAAAGGCCACAGGGTTCTTCGCCACGCATTACCAGACACAATGCAGTGATGGGAATGTTTATGAAAGTAGCTGCCCTGTTGAGGATAGCCCGGGTGGGGGTTTCCTTATGTCCAATTGTTTTGGGGTTGGTAATAAGTGCTGCAAGCCAGTGGTATTTGTCTATGATTTCGGCTCCCGAAATCCCTGGGAAGAGATATTTATATCCTCCTGAGAACCCAACCACTTCGTGCGGAAACACAGGTCCTATGATGAGAAGCTCGTCATAGTTAAACACCAGGCGATTTATAGTTACTGGAATCTCTTCTTCAAGCAACCCTCCCGAGATTTCTTTTACTTCCTCTTTGGATATGGTGCCCACTTTCTCCAGCTCTTCGGGATTTTGAAAGTGGTGATTAAAAACTCTGGTGCCCAGGTTTTCTGCTTCTTTAAAAGTTACCCCCAGATGATTTCTAAGCTCCTGGTCGGTCATCGGTGGATGAGTTCCCAGAGCAATTATAAAGTCCAACTGCCTGGTTCTGGGTAAGAGGTGTTTGATGAGTGCCTCGAATATATCTTTCATGGGTAAGGTGCGAGTGGCATCAGGAATGATGGCCAGTATTTTTTTGTTGCTTGCAGGATAGGTTTGTAACGCTTCAATCAGAATTTCTCTGAACTCGTGGGGATTAAAATTGTTTTCCGGTTTTTCCCGGCTAAAGAGCAACATGGCTCATTCCTCCCATATAGTATGAAAGACCCCTTCTTTATCAACCCGCTGGTAGGTGTGGGCTCCAAAGAAATCTCGTTGGGCCTGGATAAGGTTTGCCGGCAGATTTTCACTTTTCCAGGAATCAAGATAGGCCAGAGAAGTACTCAGGACTGACGCCGGGATTTCTTTTTCGATAGATAGGGCAACTATTTCCCGGAGCTTCGGCGTTCGTCTTTGGATTTCGTTAAGGAAAGTGGGCGAGAAAAGAAGGATTTCTCCTTCTCCATTCTGGAGAGCTTGCTGTATTTGGTTGAGCATCCGTGCTCGCAGTATGCAACCTCCTTTCCAGATGCGAACCACCTCAGGGAGACTTAGTCCATACTGCATTTCTTGAGAAGCCACTTTTAAAAGGTGCAGTCCCTCACTGAAAGCAACCACCATGCTTACAAAAAGGGCATCTTTGATTTTTTCTTTGTGCTGTTCATCGAAGTTGATTGGTGCTGCCTCTTTGTTTTTCCAGAGCGATGCAAATTGAACCCTTTCCTGTTTAAAAGAAGAAATGGTACGAGCAATTACAGATTGGTTGATGACTGGGGTGGGCACTCCAAAGTCAAAAGCAGTTTGAGAGGTCCATTTTCCCGTCCCTTTCTGTTCTGCCTGATCCAGAATCAACTCTACCAGGGGTTTTCGGGTTTCCGGATCACTGACTTTAAATATTTTGGCAGTTATCTCAATGAGATAGGAGGCAATTTCTGATTGATTGAATTCTTCAAATATTTTTCCGATTGCCTCGCTGGAGAGACGATATGCTTTACGGAGCAAGTCATATGCCTCGGCAATGGCTTGCATGAAAGCATATTCAATGCCGTTGTGAACCATTTTAACGAAATGGCCTGCTGAGCGAGGCCCGAGATAAGTACAACAGGGTCCATCTTCTACCTGAGCTGCCGCTTTTTCGAAGATTTCTTTTACCAATGCATAACCTTCCTCGTGGCCTCCAGGCATGATGGATGGGCCATGCAATGCACCATATTCTCCACCGCTTATTCCTGTACCCAGGAAAAGCAATCCTTGCTTTTCCACCTTTTTTATACGCCGTTCGGTATCCTGGTAAAAAGAGTTGCCGCCGTCTATGATGAGGTCTCCAGGTTCAAGGAGTTCCAAAAGTTTGTCAATGAATTCGTCAACTGCTGCTCCTGCTTTGACCATTAACATCGCTTTACGAGGCTTTTTGAGAGAAGCGACGAATTCTTTCAGGGTGTAAGTGGGTACGATTGATTCCTTTTCAACTCTTTTCATCAGTTCGTCGGTTCGGGAAGCTGTGCGGTTGAATACTGCTACCTGAAAACCCTTGCGAGCAATATTCAGGGCTAAGTTTTGTCCCATAACCGCCATTCCAATTATGCCAATATCGCAGGAACCGTGCATGATTTACCTCCTTCCAGTTTTACAGAGGACAGCTGGAACACATTTGGACTTTTCTTTATTATATCAATCGCAATTCGGAAAGCAGATTCTTAAGGTAGGTGGAAGTTTGCCTGGCTGCTCCAAGAAAACTGGGTTTTTGGATTATTTCTGCCGAAATAAAGCCCTGATAGTTTATTTCCTGCAGGGCTTGCAGTAGAGGTTTGAAGTCCAAATGCCCAAATCCCGGTGCCCAGCGGTTGCTGTCAGCAATGTGAAAGTGCCAGAGTCGCTGGTTTGCCTTTACAATGCTCTGGTAGAGATTCACCTCCTCTATGTTCATGTGAAAGCTGTCAGCGAGGATACCAATGTTGTCTACTCCAAGTTCCTGAAGGAACTGTAAGGTCTCTTCAATGGTGTGCAGGAAATTTACTTCGTAGCGATTGAGGGGCTCAACGACTATTTTCACGCCCTTTTTCTGGGCCAACTTACCACAGTCGATGAGAGCTTTTTTAAAGCGTTCCAAAGCTTCGTTTCTCTTTTCTTTTTCTGTTTCGGTGGGAAGGTTGCCACGCAGGAGGCCAACGATCACTATGCTGTTCAAGTGGCTGGCAAAAAGAATGTGTTCTTTAAGGCGAGCAACAGCTTTTTCCCATATTTTGTTGTTGAGACTGCTCAGACTTAATCCTTCTTCAATAAAAGCTTGCCCGGTTCCTATGGCTGGGACTGCCAATTCCAGCTCTTTCACGGTGTTGATTATCTTTTCCTGGTCAATGCTTTGAGGGTCTCTTATGGCGAGTTCTATTCCTTCATAACCCAGGCTTTTAAGGGTGGAAGCGATATCCTGAAACGACTCTCCGAAGGCTATGGCTCCAAACTGCGTTTTCTGGATGGAAACTGCGAAACTGGTTTTCATGTTTTCTCACTCCTTTCTATTTTGAGGAGGAGCGCAGGTTTTGCGAATGACGAGCTTGGGTGGGAAAACAATTTGCTGACGAAGGCCTTTCTTTTGGGGGTCGAGTATTTTATCTATGAGTATTTTTCCGCTCAGGGCGCCTAACTCAGGTATTGATTGCGAAATGGTGGTTAGCTGAATGGACTTGATGGCACTAAGAGGTATGTCATCAAAGCCTATTACCGAAATTTCCTGTGGAACTTCAACTCCGTGCTCTCGACAGGCTTCAATGAGTCCTATGGCCATGTTGTCGTTGGCGCAGAAGACTGCGGTGGGACGATTTTCTCTCAGACTCAGCATTTTTATCCCTTCCTGGTATCCTCCTTCCATTCTGAATTCGCCGCAAAAGAGATATTCTTCATGTACAGGAAGTCCACTTTCCATCAATGCTTTTTTGTAACCTTCGAAGCGATCGAAATTGGAAGAGGTACTCCAGCGCCCGCCCAGGTAAGCAATTTTCTCATGCCCTAAGGATATGAGGTATTTGGTGGCTACATACCCTCCCTGAACGTTGTCCACCATGACGTAGTCATAAAGCTCTCGTTCCTGGGGAAGGCGGGATACAAACACAAATGGTATATCGGCCTCCTTCAGTTCCTGTAGGAGGTGAATGTTGTCGCTGTCCATCTGAGTAGCAGCAAGGATGATACCGTCCACCTTTTTATCGATGAGAGAGCGCACATAGAACTCTTCCTCTTCTTTTCTACCATCGGTGCTACAGAGGAAAATATAATACTGGTGAGCTCGACACACTTCTTCGATGCTTTTGACCATGACTGCATAGAAGGGGTTAGTTATATCAGAAACCACTACTCCTATGATGCCAGTTTTTCGAATGTTTAGCGCCCTGGCCATAGGGTTGGGACGATAGTTGGTGGCCCTAATCACAGAAAGCACTCTTTCTCGGGTTCTTGGAGCAACTTTTTCTGGATTGTTTAAGACCCGGGATACAGTGGCCTTAGACACTCCGGCTTTTTGAGCTATATCATTTATGGTTAAAGATTTTTTTTGTCTACCACTCATATGCATCCTCACATTCGTGAAACTACTTTCAATAAAATCTCTTTTCCCATTATATAGCTTTACGAAAATAAAGCAAGCTCTTAAAGGGTGTTTTTGTTGTGTTTGGCTTCAAAAGTGCCTTGTAGCTTATTATTTGTATTTTTAATTTTCATTTTTCTTTCCTCTTGACAGATTCCGATTTTCTCTTTATACTGAAACCAGTTTCACAAAGAGAAGGGAGATGTCATTATGAAGGCGGTAAGGCTTCATGCTAAATGGGATCCTCGATCCGATTTTAAGCTCGGTAACAAAGACATTGAAGGTAAGGTAAGCTGGTTAGGAAGCAAAGTCTGGCGATATCCCGAAGCGAAGGTAGAGGAGCTTCCAGAACCCAAGATTAAAAGACCTTCTGAAGTTCTCATTAAAGTGCGGGCTTGTGGCATATGTGGTAGCGATGTGCACATGGCACAAAGTGATGAAAATGGTTACATTCTCTATCCGGGTCTTACTGGTTTCCCAGCTGTTTTGGGGCATGAATTCTCAGGAGAAGTGGTGGAAGCAGGTCCAGAAGCTATTAACCGCAGAAATAACCAACCCTTCACCCCTGGTGAACCGGTTACAGCAGAAGAAATGCTCTGGTGTGGATACTGTCGGCAC
This portion of the Thermatribacter velox genome encodes:
- a CDS encoding LacI family DNA-binding transcriptional regulator yields the protein MSGRQKKSLTINDIAQKAGVSKATVSRVLNNPEKVAPRTRERVLSVIRATNYRPNPMARALNIRKTGIIGVVVSDITNPFYAVMVKSIEEVCRAHQYYIFLCSTDGRKEEEEFYVRSLIDKKVDGIILAATQMDSDNIHLLQELKEADIPFVFVSRLPQERELYDYVMVDNVQGGYVATKYLISLGHEKIAYLGGRWSTSSNFDRFEGYKKALMESGLPVHEEYLFCGEFRMEGGYQEGIKMLSLRENRPTAVFCANDNMAIGLIEACREHGVEVPQEISVIGFDDIPLSAIKSIQLTTISQSIPELGALSGKILIDKILDPQKKGLRQQIVFPPKLVIRKTCAPPQNRKE
- the iolO gene encoding 5-keto-L-gluconate epimerase; amino-acid sequence: MKTSFAVSIQKTQFGAIAFGESFQDIASTLKSLGYEGIELAIRDPQSIDQEKIINTVKELELAVPAIGTGQAFIEEGLSLSSLNNKIWEKAVARLKEHILFASHLNSIVIVGLLRGNLPTETEKEKRNEALERFKKALIDCGKLAQKKGVKIVVEPLNRYEVNFLHTIEETLQFLQELGVDNIGILADSFHMNIEEVNLYQSIVKANQRLWHFHIADSNRWAPGFGHLDFKPLLQALQEINYQGFISAEIIQKPSFLGAARQTSTYLKNLLSELRLI